The following proteins are encoded in a genomic region of Candidatus Methylomirabilota bacterium:
- a CDS encoding LLM class flavin-dependent oxidoreductase: MRLGVSVPTARPDGAPLTGDALVGSAEHIERAGFDSAWFFDAIGRGFILPDPLIGASVAAAVTRRIEIGTGVLQVPLRNPVELAHRILTVHLISQGRLLLGVGAGSTRGDFDALGLDFSRRMQMLEDGLAVMRRLWRGEQVGAADLTPWPAAQGGPAVLIGSWKGERWIPRAAKEFDGWIASGAKTSLNTLAEGIARYRAAGGTRAIVTNIAVDLTAPSAALDADAPFDLRCPPAAASERLQRLRDLGFDDAVLLIRAATEENLAAARALLR; the protein is encoded by the coding sequence GTGAGGCTCGGGGTCTCCGTTCCCACCGCGCGACCCGACGGCGCCCCGCTGACCGGAGACGCGCTGGTCGGCAGCGCCGAGCACATCGAGCGGGCCGGGTTCGACAGCGCGTGGTTCTTCGACGCGATCGGCCGCGGCTTCATCCTGCCCGATCCGCTCATCGGCGCCTCCGTGGCGGCGGCGGTGACGAGGCGCATCGAGATCGGCACCGGCGTGCTGCAGGTCCCGCTGCGCAATCCGGTCGAGCTGGCCCACCGCATCCTCACCGTGCATCTGATCAGCCAGGGGCGGCTCCTCCTCGGAGTGGGCGCGGGCTCCACCAGGGGCGACTTCGACGCGCTCGGTCTCGATTTCTCGCGGCGCATGCAGATGCTGGAGGACGGCCTCGCGGTGATGCGGCGGCTCTGGCGCGGCGAGCAGGTCGGCGCCGCCGATCTCACCCCGTGGCCCGCCGCGCAGGGCGGACCCGCGGTGCTCATCGGCAGCTGGAAGGGCGAGCGCTGGATCCCGCGCGCCGCGAAGGAGTTCGACGGCTGGATCGCGTCGGGCGCCAAGACCAGCCTCAACACGCTCGCCGAGGGGATCGCGCGCTACCGCGCCGCCGGCGGCACGCGCGCCATCGTCACGAACATCGCGGTGGACCTGACCGCGCCGTCCGCCGCGCTCGATGCCGACGCGCCCTTCGATCTGCGCTGCCCGCCCGCGGCGGCCTCCGAGCGTCTGCAGCGGCTGCGCGACCTGGGCTTCGACGACGCGGTGCTGCTGATCCGGGCGGCCACCGAGGAGAACCTGGCCGCGGCCCGCGCGCTGCTTCGCTGA
- a CDS encoding cupin domain-containing protein, with the protein MSEPRVVRLEETETVSFGPLSHYQPIIGDAEGSTPLRTGIQTAQPGYEAPVHSHPYLEVLHILDGEAEAWIDGQEDRAVRLRRGDTIALPPHTPHAFRVVGDQALRLLGTHASPKRIVSYKDGAGSDAQGYRVQR; encoded by the coding sequence ATGAGCGAGCCGCGCGTGGTCCGACTCGAGGAGACCGAGACGGTGAGCTTCGGTCCGCTGTCTCATTACCAGCCGATCATCGGTGATGCCGAGGGCAGCACGCCGCTGCGCACCGGCATCCAGACCGCGCAGCCCGGGTACGAGGCGCCGGTGCACTCGCATCCGTACCTCGAGGTGCTGCACATTCTCGACGGCGAGGCGGAGGCGTGGATCGACGGCCAGGAGGATCGCGCGGTGCGCCTGCGCCGTGGCGACACCATCGCGCTGCCGCCGCACACCCCGCACGCGTTCCGGGTGGTGGGCGATCAGGCGCTGCGGCTGCTCGGCACGCACGCCTCGCCGAAGCGGATCGTCAGCTACAAGGACGGCGCGGGGAGCGACGCGCAGGGCTATCGGGTCCAGCGGTGA
- a CDS encoding membrane dipeptidase, which yields MIEGAAGLTRRRLLGGALAAALAGCGGVKGRQPGDLDPRVPALLAETVSVDLHTHAAGAGHARTPRFDLADHMRRGRLSAVCLCHSADGPVIRRSPGGGRIRQYREPAPGELHAFTEQRLAFMDAMVSQHGMTRVLSPADLEQAKAAGRPALIGTIEGCQFLDGRLERVKHVYDRGVRHLQLVHYMPSDLGDQQTEDPKWGGLSPLGADVVRECNRLGIVVDVAHGTQALVQQAAAVSPVPFVLSHTSLARGAPAQYSRLISTEHARLVAQAGGVIGVWPTGYQFADARDWVRGIARLVDAVGVDHVGIGTDMEGGVREVWDDYADLPAVADLLLRQGFAPGEASKLLGGNYVRVFRQVAGARAA from the coding sequence GTGATCGAAGGCGCGGCGGGCCTGACGCGTCGGCGCCTCCTCGGCGGCGCGCTGGCCGCGGCGCTCGCGGGATGCGGCGGGGTCAAGGGCCGCCAGCCGGGAGATCTCGACCCGCGCGTGCCCGCGCTGCTGGCCGAGACCGTCTCGGTGGACCTCCACACCCACGCGGCGGGCGCGGGCCACGCGCGGACCCCGCGCTTCGACCTGGCCGACCACATGCGGCGGGGACGGCTGTCCGCGGTCTGCCTCTGCCACTCGGCGGACGGGCCGGTGATCCGCCGATCGCCCGGCGGCGGCCGCATCCGGCAGTATCGCGAGCCGGCGCCCGGCGAGCTGCACGCCTTCACCGAGCAGCGGCTCGCCTTCATGGACGCGATGGTGAGCCAGCACGGGATGACGCGGGTGCTCAGCCCGGCCGACCTGGAGCAGGCGAAGGCGGCGGGGCGCCCGGCGCTCATCGGCACCATCGAGGGGTGCCAGTTCCTGGACGGCCGGCTCGAGCGGGTGAAACACGTCTACGACCGCGGGGTGCGCCACCTCCAGCTCGTGCACTACATGCCGAGTGACCTGGGCGACCAGCAGACCGAGGACCCGAAGTGGGGCGGCCTGAGCCCGCTGGGCGCCGACGTCGTCCGCGAATGCAATCGGCTCGGCATCGTGGTGGACGTGGCCCACGGCACGCAGGCTCTGGTCCAGCAGGCGGCGGCGGTGAGCCCGGTCCCGTTCGTGCTCTCGCACACCTCGCTCGCGCGCGGCGCGCCCGCCCAGTACAGCCGGCTGATCTCGACGGAGCACGCGCGGCTCGTGGCCCAGGCCGGCGGCGTCATCGGGGTGTGGCCGACCGGCTACCAGTTCGCGGACGCGCGCGACTGGGTGCGCGGCATCGCCCGCCTGGTGGACGCGGTCGGCGTGGACCACGTGGGCATCGGCACCGACATGGAAGGCGGCGTCCGGGAGGTATGGGATGACTACGCCGACCTGCCCGCGGTCGCCGATCTGCTGCTGAGGCAGGGCTTCGCGCCGGGCGAGGCGTCCAAGCTCCTTGGCGGCAACTACGTGCGCGTCTTTCGTCAGGTCGCCGGGGCGCGCGCCGCGTGA
- a CDS encoding SDR family NAD(P)-dependent oxidoreductase codes for MRLAGKVALVTGAQQGIGRAIAVAMAREGADVGINFLDDAAAAGRLADEVRGLGRRVTTVQGDVARKADVEAFVAAAAAALGPPDVLVNNAGVFPRSEFLALEEREWDLVLGVNLKGGFLCAQAAARAMIAADRPGAIVNLSSSAIRGDARGVHYSASKAGVLGMTRAMALALAPHRIRVNAIAPGLTDTAQPRYGNTEEQLAARARDIPLGRMAQPEEIARIAVFLASDDAAMMTGELMHVNGGVYMA; via the coding sequence ATGCGGCTCGCGGGAAAGGTCGCGCTCGTGACGGGCGCCCAGCAAGGGATCGGCCGCGCGATCGCGGTGGCGATGGCGCGGGAAGGGGCCGACGTCGGGATCAACTTCCTGGACGACGCGGCCGCGGCGGGTCGGCTCGCCGACGAGGTGCGCGGCCTCGGCCGCCGGGTCACCACCGTCCAGGGCGACGTGGCGCGCAAGGCGGACGTGGAGGCCTTCGTGGCCGCGGCGGCCGCCGCGCTGGGCCCGCCCGACGTCCTGGTCAACAACGCGGGCGTGTTCCCGCGCTCCGAATTCCTCGCGCTCGAGGAGCGGGAGTGGGATCTGGTGCTGGGCGTCAACCTCAAGGGCGGGTTCCTGTGCGCGCAGGCCGCGGCGCGGGCCATGATCGCGGCCGATCGGCCGGGCGCCATCGTCAACCTCTCGTCGTCGGCCATCCGCGGCGACGCGCGCGGCGTGCACTACTCGGCCAGCAAGGCCGGCGTGCTCGGGATGACCCGCGCGATGGCGCTGGCCCTGGCGCCGCATCGCATCCGGGTCAACGCGATCGCGCCCGGGCTCACCGATACCGCGCAGCCGCGCTACGGCAACACCGAGGAGCAGCTCGCGGCGCGGGCGCGCGACATCCCGCTCGGCCGGATGGCGCAGCCCGAGGAGATCGCGCGGATCGCGGTGTTCCTGGCCAGCGACGACGCGGCGATGATGACCGGCGAGCTGATGCACGTCAACGGCGGCGTCTACATGGCGTGA
- a CDS encoding cyclic nucleotide-binding domain-containing protein has protein sequence MPRKPSDVSIRTFRAGELIFREGDPPRDEAYMVHLGRVEVRKQVGGEPRVLRVMVQGELLGELGLFGKSPRSATAVAIEPVTLVVIPAEKLDQLVRANPDLAVAIIRDLSLKLLATNELLVAEGRRGQARSAGETVTS, from the coding sequence ATGCCCCGCAAACCCTCCGACGTGTCGATCAGGACCTTCCGCGCCGGCGAGCTGATCTTCCGCGAGGGCGACCCGCCCCGCGACGAGGCCTACATGGTCCACCTCGGGCGGGTCGAGGTCCGCAAGCAGGTCGGCGGCGAGCCGCGGGTGCTGCGCGTGATGGTCCAGGGCGAGCTGCTGGGCGAGCTGGGCCTCTTCGGCAAGTCCCCGCGCTCGGCGACCGCGGTGGCGATCGAGCCGGTGACCCTGGTGGTGATCCCGGCCGAGAAGCTCGATCAGCTGGTCCGCGCCAACCCGGACCTCGCGGTGGCGATCATCCGCGACCTCTCCCTCAAGCTGCTGGCCACCAACGAGCTGCTCGTCGCCGAGGGCCGGCGCGGCCAGGCCCGGAGCGCCGGCGAGACCGTCACTTCTTGA
- a CDS encoding ABC transporter substrate-binding protein has product MSATRRLLVVSLCLFFVTAFLAATPDPAGAQARPEGEMRWALYVSLVPAWFDPAEVVGVLTPFWVMTAMHDALVKPMPGNLMTASLAESWKVSPDQKVYEFKLREGLKFHNGDPFTAEDVRFSFYRAKGAKVLQQKVRDVEIVGSYRVRFHLHEPWPDFLTFYGTYATSAGWIAPKKYIEQVGVDAFKKNPVGLGPYKFVSHTPGVELVMEAYEGYWRKTPSVKRLVYKSVLESTTRAAMLKRGEVDLAYLLDAPQALELKRDPSLKLAFSGGIGTFYLDFLDQWDPKSPWHDRRVRLAVNHAIDRQALSDAETLGASRVTGNIVPAKFEFALPLEPYPYNPAKARQLLAEAGYPNGFDAGELYPWPPYSSMGEAVGGYLGAIGIKVKLRTMERAAFYSALASKKLKGLCVCINAVYGNAASRIAETVPSEGAFAYGGYPDIDALYKQQGRETDPKKREAILHQIQRQLHERARFAPIMDYIWPSGVGPKVAEPALMLIDPYPWSAPLEEVRLKK; this is encoded by the coding sequence ATGAGCGCGACCCGCAGACTCCTCGTCGTCTCGCTGTGCTTGTTCTTCGTGACCGCCTTCCTCGCCGCTACCCCCGATCCGGCGGGGGCGCAGGCCAGGCCGGAGGGCGAGATGCGCTGGGCGCTCTACGTCTCCCTGGTGCCGGCCTGGTTCGACCCGGCGGAGGTGGTCGGCGTGCTCACCCCGTTCTGGGTGATGACCGCGATGCACGACGCGCTGGTCAAGCCCATGCCGGGCAATCTCATGACCGCGAGCCTCGCCGAGTCCTGGAAGGTGAGCCCGGATCAGAAGGTGTACGAGTTCAAGCTCCGCGAGGGCCTGAAGTTCCACAACGGCGATCCGTTCACCGCCGAGGACGTGCGCTTCAGCTTCTATCGCGCCAAGGGCGCCAAGGTGCTGCAGCAGAAGGTGCGCGACGTCGAGATCGTCGGCTCGTATCGGGTGCGCTTCCACCTGCACGAGCCCTGGCCCGACTTCCTGACCTTCTACGGGACCTACGCCACCAGCGCGGGCTGGATCGCGCCCAAGAAGTACATCGAGCAGGTGGGCGTGGACGCCTTCAAGAAGAACCCGGTGGGGCTCGGCCCCTACAAGTTCGTGAGCCACACCCCGGGCGTCGAGCTGGTGATGGAGGCCTACGAGGGCTACTGGCGCAAGACGCCGTCGGTGAAGCGCCTCGTGTACAAGAGCGTGCTGGAATCCACGACCCGGGCCGCGATGCTCAAGCGGGGCGAGGTCGATCTGGCGTATCTGCTCGATGCCCCGCAGGCCCTCGAGCTGAAGCGGGATCCCAGCCTGAAGCTGGCGTTCTCGGGCGGCATCGGGACCTTCTATCTGGACTTCCTCGATCAGTGGGATCCGAAGTCGCCCTGGCACGATCGGCGGGTGCGGCTGGCCGTGAATCACGCCATCGATCGGCAGGCCCTGAGCGACGCGGAGACGCTGGGGGCCTCGCGCGTGACCGGCAACATCGTGCCGGCCAAGTTCGAGTTCGCCCTGCCGCTCGAGCCCTATCCGTACAACCCGGCGAAGGCCCGTCAGCTCCTCGCCGAGGCCGGCTACCCGAACGGCTTCGACGCGGGCGAGCTGTACCCGTGGCCGCCGTACTCGTCGATGGGCGAGGCGGTGGGCGGGTACCTGGGAGCGATCGGCATCAAGGTGAAGCTGCGGACCATGGAGCGGGCTGCGTTCTACTCGGCGCTGGCCAGCAAGAAGCTGAAGGGGCTCTGCGTGTGCATCAACGCGGTGTACGGCAACGCGGCCTCCCGCATCGCCGAGACGGTGCCCAGCGAGGGCGCCTTCGCCTACGGCGGCTATCCCGACATCGACGCACTGTACAAGCAGCAGGGCCGCGAGACCGATCCCAAGAAGCGCGAGGCCATCCTGCACCAGATCCAGCGGCAGCTCCACGAGCGGGCGCGCTTCGCGCCGATCATGGACTACATCTGGCCGAGCGGCGTGGGCCCCAAGGTGGCCGAGCCGGCCCTGATGCTGATCGACCCGTACCCCTGGTCGGCGCCGCTGGAGGAGGTCCGCCTCAAGAAGTGA
- a CDS encoding LLM class flavin-dependent oxidoreductase: MDFGLFYLMQRDEQWSEQAVYDSDVRQMLAAEGLGYTSVWIAEHHFNDYGLCPAPTVLASHVAARTSTIRVGMGVSLLPLHHPVDLAEQLAVLDVVSGGRLDVGIGRGGTLQDYQTFRSDRDDSRARVEEGIELMQRCWSGTPFDFTGRFHTAERLHVRPRPVQRPHPPLYIAANSEDSVVSAARLGLPALSSFFVPVPELQRRHAVYREASLAAGRSETEIDALERRGWGMRVVHVAPTREDALRATERPFMGYQRKMAVLRSDATGGTVPGSFDRSLLRLRTFPEYLADGWALIGTPGEVRDGLQKYLDATGYQHVLLLMALPGIPTELALRSMRLFAEQVAPAMEATGSSGTPASRR, translated from the coding sequence ATGGACTTCGGCCTGTTCTATCTCATGCAGCGCGACGAGCAGTGGAGCGAGCAGGCGGTCTACGACTCCGACGTGCGCCAGATGCTGGCCGCCGAGGGCCTCGGCTACACCTCGGTCTGGATCGCCGAGCACCACTTCAACGACTACGGGCTCTGCCCGGCCCCCACCGTGCTCGCGTCGCACGTCGCCGCGCGGACGAGCACGATCCGGGTGGGTATGGGCGTGAGCCTGCTGCCCCTGCATCATCCGGTGGACCTGGCCGAGCAGCTCGCGGTGCTCGACGTGGTGAGCGGCGGCCGGCTCGACGTCGGCATCGGCCGTGGCGGCACGCTGCAGGACTACCAGACCTTCCGCTCCGATCGCGACGACAGCCGCGCCCGGGTGGAGGAAGGCATCGAGCTGATGCAGCGCTGCTGGAGCGGCACGCCGTTCGACTTCACCGGCCGCTTCCACACCGCCGAGCGCCTGCACGTGCGGCCGCGGCCGGTCCAGCGCCCGCACCCGCCGCTCTACATCGCGGCCAACAGCGAGGACAGCGTCGTGTCCGCGGCGCGCCTCGGGCTGCCCGCGCTGTCGTCGTTCTTCGTGCCGGTCCCCGAGCTGCAGCGGCGACACGCGGTCTACCGCGAGGCGTCGCTCGCGGCCGGGCGGTCGGAGACGGAGATCGACGCGCTGGAGCGCCGGGGCTGGGGCATGCGGGTCGTGCACGTGGCGCCGACCCGAGAAGATGCGCTGCGGGCCACCGAGCGCCCGTTCATGGGCTACCAGCGCAAGATGGCGGTGCTGCGCTCCGACGCGACCGGCGGCACCGTCCCCGGCTCCTTCGATCGCTCCCTGCTCCGGCTGCGGACCTTCCCCGAATATCTCGCCGACGGGTGGGCCCTGATCGGGACCCCGGGCGAGGTGCGGGACGGGCTGCAGAAGTACCTCGACGCCACCGGCTACCAGCACGTGCTGCTGCTGATGGCGCTGCCCGGCATCCCGACCGAGCTGGCCCTGCGGTCGATGCGCCTGTTCGCCGAGCAGGTCGCGCCCGCGATGGAGGCTACAGGCTCCTCAGGAACTCCAGCATCGCGGCGTTGA